acaattctcatccgatttggctgaaattttgtacaaaggcttttctcatgaccttcaacacacgtgtttaatatggtcggaatcgatcaatagcttgatacaactcccataaaaacctatctcccgattttgcttcttgagaccctacaaggcgcaattcttatccgaatgcactgaaatattacacagtgacttctacaatgttcagccttcatttatggtccgaattggactataacttgttttgtagtgatttttttttagaaattgctTACCAAAGTTAATTTTACTttctcaaaaatattttgtgaatAGAAGCAGTTGCTGAAGCGCAGTAGAAAAATGATTTGGGATTCGAAAAAAAGACTAACAAATGATGGCAAGAAATTATATCGGACTAGGAGCGTGCACAACAAATCTAAATCGCCGATTTGCAACAATCGCCGCAAAAACAGTCGAAACTCTATAACCAATTCCTCAAGAAATTCAAGCAATGTGGCGAATATACCAAGAGTTGACTTAACAAAACCTAAAGACACAACGGTGGATAGTGATGATGACGATTGCATATTAGTTGAAAAGTCTGTTACTCATATAACCATagtggatgatgatgatgatgaagacaaCATTAATGACCACAACGCATCCACATCGAGTTGTGAAACAGCATTGAAATCATTTTCGCAACGTTTTTCTTCAACACCTTGTGGCAAGGGTTCACCGAATGGACCCAAAAACATGGTGCCTTTTACTCCTTTAGCTGGCAATCATCCACGTCCTTCATATGCTAGCATGCTGTGGAACTCGGAAAAGGATCGTCATAATCCTCGTGTGCCAGGAAATGCACCATTTTTCATAGATGTCAATGAGAATACTTTTCTGGGGCATATAAAGTACAACATTGGAGTGCccttaacaaaaaataatgaggACGATTTTGTCGTTGTGGACAATGATACAACTTTAATAGCAGAATCATCGACTCTGGAAGAACATAACAAATCAAAGGACGACTCATCTCGCAATTCGTCCAGCGAATCGTCCGGCGAATCTTCTAGTGAGTCATCCAGCGATGAGAAGGAGGAGGGTGAAGTTTCAGATTCCGTCAATAATGCCGACAATGAATCTGTCATATTTGTATCCGATACAAGACCAAAtgattttatacccattacTTGTGCAGCAGACAAAAAATTGACAGTAAGTAAATTTGAATAAAGGTGGCGTgggttgttgattttttttaatacacatATAACATGTGTCTCGTGTTtgctattctttttttttttaattttagaaaaCCCTTAAGGCAAATAATCGCCAAAAGCCTCCTGCTGCATATAGCGAATTATTTACAGCTGGTGAAAAGAAACAATTGGAAGTGTATAATACAAATACGTATAATCCCAATGCAGGCGAGGCAATAACATCGAAAAAACGTCCAGTTATTATAGATGGCAGTAATGTAGCTTTTAAGTAAGTAACTCCAGTATCAAATCAAAAAGAATATCTTTTACCTTTTGAAGCCTTAGGAAATACGAGAATCCTAACTGAATAATATCACGAAAgcattttaaaattgttatatAGAAGGAGAAGGATTATAAATAGTTTTTGTGGGCTCATAATGCCGCTATATATGTAGATCAAATTCTTAATTTTGTGCTTACGGGCTAAGCCATTCAATTTCAATTATATAACCCATTACTgcatcgaaattggataaaaaaaaacaagtaaaagcgtgctatgttcggccgggtcgaatcttatatacccccaccatggatcgcatatgtcaagttctttgaatgactttttcaaatagaaaaacaccagtcatagaaaaacaccacctccaaaatttcaggcaaatcgtgtaataattgcgccctccaggggcttaaaaagtcaaactggtcgatcggtttatatgacagctatatcaagttacacaCCGACTTAGACCACACTTGGaatagttgtaggaagtcaaatggcatatgcaaaatttcaacaatattggataagaattgcaccctcttgaagcccaagaagtctaatcgggagatcggtttatatggcagctatatcaggatatggactgatttagacaatagttcaaacagttgttggaagtcaaaataaaacacttcatacaaaatgtcggccaaatcggataagaattgcgacctctggaagcccaagaagtctaatcgggagatcggtttatatggcggctatatcag
The genomic region above belongs to Stomoxys calcitrans chromosome 5, idStoCalc2.1, whole genome shotgun sequence and contains:
- the LOC106091761 gene encoding uncharacterized protein LOC106091761 → MSRKQGRKQKQKRRSIIKRQKMFHLKSSQLSPGASPNKLRYRLAKIQQQIGKENKWKVIEISNNNAEPINQNTMDDIPSTSGMSITKSPKKIRKRSPLENAGYVKKFQKIRDDKAKQLLKRSRKMIWDSKKRLTNDGKKLYRTRSVHNKSKSPICNNRRKNSRNSITNSSRNSSNVANIPRVDLTKPKDTTVDSDDDDCILVEKSVTHITIVDDDDDEDNINDHNASTSSCETALKSFSQRFSSTPCGKGSPNGPKNMVPFTPLAGNHPRPSYASMLWNSEKDRHNPRVPGNAPFFIDVNENTFLGHIKYNIGVPLTKNNEDDFVVVDNDTTLIAESSTLEEHNKSKDDSSRNSSSESSGESSSESSSDEKEEGEVSDSVNNADNESVIFVSDTRPNDFIPITCAADKKLTKTLKANNRQKPPAAYSELFTAGEKKQLEVYNTNTYNPNAGEAITSKKRPVIIDGSNVAFKHSLNKGFSVKGLKIAIEYFEKLGHDVKAVIPQFRMNNNKSTDPAELDKLDKMGKIMQTPCKNLPGLTSTSYDDRMILQLAAEIDGVIVSNDNYRDLIHENPAFKKIIESRVIGYTWFNDIFMLPKDPYGKWGPSLDMILNRS